CGTCAGCATCGAGTGCTTCCTCGCGTGGGGCCCCGCGGACCGTCCCCTGCGTCAGACGGGACAGGAGCACCTCTGAGAAGCCCCCGCATGGGAAACCCTGACCTGACAGCCAAAATTGCCCCAACCCATATTAATTAAATtcggcaaaaaaaagaaaaaagaaaaaggaaaaagagaaaaagaaagaaaaagaaaaggaaaagttatttTCCCGTAAGTCCCTTCCTCACCCCTCGCCGTGCGCCTGCAACTCGATCTCCGCCGTCCGTTCCCCTGACGCGGGTCCGGACTCCTCTGCCCCTCATCTCGTCCGTCCTTTGATCCTCCGCCACCTCCCAAAACCCCGCCCTTTCCTTCCTAaacctcccctctctctctctctctctcgctcgctcgcacTTTCCCATTTCACTTCTGGTCTGCACCGCAGCTCGCTTCCCTCTCGCCCCGGCTcttcctttcttgttctttctcgCGCGAACCCTCAAAAGGaacctcctttttctctctctctgggcgCACTTTTCTCTGTTTGTGCGGTGAAGCGttcccctttttctcctttccctttctGGGTTCTTTATCTGTTCCGGGTGTGGCCTGGATTTCTCCTCCAAGACTGCTTTTTGCTTGTTGGGGGGTCGTGGGTGGGTTCTTTATGGTTTCGGTGGATTGAGGCGCTCGCTCTGGTCTTGGGGAATCCATGGCTCTGCTGCTTCTCTTCTTGCTTCTGTTTCCGGTCTCCCTTGCTTCCGCGGATGAAGGTGAGCTCGTCAAGCTCGTGGCCGTCGTTTTGTTCCCGCTGCCTTACTTTGAACTCTCGTCGGTGTTTCTTTGTTGTTGCTATTTTCAGCTAAATGTTCTCTGTGCTGCTGTTTTTTcgtatttttttgtttctttccacAGTGGGCTTTGGTCCTAGTCATGGAAGCTTGTCGTTCTTGTCAGTTCTTGAACTTAATCCGTTCTTGATTTAGTCGATGTGGTGCTTTGCCTGAAACTACTTGCCCAGCAACAACTGTGATATTGAAGCCGTCTGCTTCGTAGCTTGTGTTCAGCGATAAATCACCCCACTGAGCATCTTTGGTCAGTGATTCTTGTTTTGGtagaaggattaaaaaaaaaagaacagatttTGGTGCAGGTTCAAGTTCCAATCATCCTGCCTTGAATAAGATCTCATctgggagagaaaaaaaaaaaaaaaacagagaattttAATGGGGAGTTGGCGGTGGGGGGAAGAGGGCGTTCACTGGTGGGTCGTGactttgtttctctctcctcggaCCAAAagagttatttttttattttttgttttttccttctagGGAGAGCAAAATAAGTTTTCCACGGTAGACCTCAAGCAAGTTATGTTTGGAATCATCCCTTGTTGCGTCCCAGCTCATATGGCAGTCCCTAGATAGCTTAGCGCGCGGGTTCATACATGACTTGCGTCTTGACCAAATTGCCCTTTAACTTTACTCTAGAAAGAGGGCCGGTCAAGTGGCAGGACAAATTGTATTCTAATGGGGTCCTCTGAATCTGATTCAGAGGGTTCCTTGTCAGCAAAAACATGCAGCTGATTTGGACCATTAGGATGCACGTATGGTCccaatctctttttctttattgggCGCGTCTTGTTTGTTTTCTGGGGGATACCATTCAATAGATGGATCTGGCATTCACAAGGATTTAGCCACTCATGTGCTCTTGCATTTGTCTCATATACTTCGTTCGATTTATATGTAGTAATGCTGATGATGCTAGTGTGTTAGTTGGCTCGGTACTGTTTTGGTGTGATGCCGAAAAAATTGCGTGACATAAACTCTGTCAAATTTTCGGTTTCTTCACGATAGGATGAGATGGTTGGTGCTGTTGAAATTGGAAACTTGTTTACTAGAGAAGCAGCTAGGGTAGTTAAGTATGAGTGTGGCCCACCCAGTTCGGAAGGGAGACTAGTGATGTCTCAACTACCCACcagtaaaaatttattaattacatTTTATGGCTTTGTCAAGATATGTTCTCTGCAAGAAAGTTTCTAAATTAGATGCTCAGGTCAAACAATCATTAATTCCATGTGAAGGTTTTGGATTTAGTGTATGTCTTCTCTATGAGTATGCTGATCATGGAGCCTGCTCTCTCGTATGCTTCAATTATCCCCAGATCTCTATCATAAAACTGGATTATAATAGattaaacaaatgaagagtGTACTGGCTTTCTCACATTTGTACGCCATAATGTCATTCTCTACTCTCACCTATTCTCTTTGATGTCATTTGATGGAAGGTAATTTGGAACTTCAGTTTTCTAGACTTAGCTCCATATTGCTCTGCTGTGTCTATTTTTTTACTGTTAGTTGGTTCATTTGCCTTTGTctagaaaagaagcaaaaattaaagaaaagtggAGTCCACAACTAATAATTATTGCTCTTCATCGGATACGGTGTATGGAGTACGAAAAGGGTGTCTGCAAGCATATCTATCATACGTAGACATGAGGATGGTGTATACAATGTGTACATTTGGTCATTCCCAAATGTTTTTCTCTATTTCACTGCCTGGACTAGTTAAGCCATTCGCACTCATCCTTATTCTTTGGTTGGCATCCTTAAAATGCATCTGTTAAATACTTCAGGTCCCTTCATTGGTGTGAACATAGGCACTGACCTCTCCAACATGCCGAGCCCAACTCAGGTGGTGGCGCTTCTAAAAGCTCAGAACATACGACATGTTAGGCTTTATGACACTGATCACGCCATGCTCCTTGCACTTGCTAACTCTGGCATCCGCGTCACTGTTTCTGTTCCTAATGACCAGCTACTTGGCATCGGGCAGTCCAATGCCACCGCTGCCTATTGGGTAGCTCGCAATATTGTAGCCCATGTCCCTGCCACCAACATCACGGTCATTGCTGTGGGATCCGAAGTCCTAACGACCCTTCAGAATGCCGCCCCTGTCCTTGTGTCAGCCATGAAGTTCATCCACTCAGCGCTTGTCGCTTCGAATCTTGACAGTCGTATCAAAGTCTCAACCCCCCACTCTTCCTCCATCATTATTGACTCCTTCCCACCTTCTCAAGCCTTCTTTAACCGCACTTGGGATCCGGTCATGGTCCCATTGCTTAAGTTTCTTCAGTCTACTGGGTCGTACCTCATGCTCAATGTCTATCCATACTACGACTACATGCAGTCTAATGGCGCAATTCCACTGGACTATGCCCTCTTCCGTCCTCTTCCTCCGAACAAGGAAGCTGTCGATTCTAACACGCTCCTTCACTACAACAATGTATTTGATGCCGTCGTTGATGCGGCTTattttgccatgtcatatcTAAACTTCACCAACGTCCCCATTGTGGTGACTGAGTCTGGTTGGCCCTCCAAGGGAGACTCCTCCGAAGCGGATGCAACTCTTGAAAATGCAAACACTTACAACAGTAACTTGATCAAGCACGTGCTTAACAATACAGGAACGCCAAAGCACCCGGGCGTGGCAGTCAGTACATACATTTATGAGCTCTACAATGAGGATCAGAGACCAGGCTCTGTATCTGAGAAAAATTGGGGCCTGTTTGATGCCAATGGAGTGCCGATCTATATCTTGCACTTGACGGGTGCGGGAACGGTGTTAGCAAATGACACAACCAATCAGACGTTCTGTGTTGGAAAGGATGGTGCGGACAAGAAGATGCTCCAAGCGGCATTGGATTGGGCTTGTGGACCTGGGAAAGTAGACTGCTCACTGTTGTTGCAGGGGCAAGCTTGCTATGAACCAGACAACGTTGTTGCACATGCAACTTATGCTTTCAATGCGTATTACCAAAAGATGGGGAAAGCTCTAGGCACCTGTGATTTTAAAGGGGTCGCTACAGTCACCACAACCAATCCAAGTAAGAAGTAGCTTGATAACATTTACCCATGTGTCTGCGTCATTCTGAGGAAAGATCTTATCACCGGATTTAGTAATCACAGTTCactgaatagaaaaattgaggtGTTGTGGTCAGTGGACAATTAATGGCATGCCACAATGCCACAAGATGATAGGGCCTATCTGCTGGTTTAAccttgacatttttttatgtaatttgatGAGCTATTAGCATGTCTGTCCTGaactctaaacatttttttgtaatttgatgAGCTATTAGTATGTCTGTCCTGAGCTCTAATACATGCACATTGCATATGAGCATATAGAGGTTGAGGAATCagccttttgcttttccttttcccctaaTTTATGTTTGATTGGTGCAGGTCATGGTTCATGTATATTTCCAGGAAGGTATGTGAATTACTACGTTTTTATAGGTTCTCTCtgtcatcttttaaatttgttgCAAAATGTCATCTCCAATCatccaaaattattattatgcATCTGCAATATATTGACTTACCTGCATGTGCTGCAGCGGTGGAAGAAATGGGACTTCCGTTAATGGTACTATTCTGGCTCCATCGTCTAATTCAACGACTTCTGGCTGTCCTCCCCAGTATTTCTTTGATGTTGGTTCGATCACAAGCTCGTTGATCATCACCATTTTGCACCTGGCGTTGGTTCTCTTGTAAAGTTATGGACTCGATATTTGTGTCATATTGATTGATGCCTTTTTAGATCTCTCTTTGAAACATTTAATTACAATTCTTCGATGACAACttgtggtctacccaattttgTGGTTCGTGAAGTGGCAACACGGGTGGGCAAATCCAGGCATTTGAGCGGCGACTAGCTAGGTGACTCTTCAATTTTATTCTGTAAAAGCCAACAAAAGGAGTTGTTGGTGTAACTATCTTCTTCCTAAATTCGATTTTGAATTGATTCTTTGAGATGGACACTTAAAGGGCGTCTGAAAGTCAGCCAATTCTGGCCATGTAATCAATAGGCTAGGATTAGTTGCCTCGTTTTCTCATCAACACAGCTAAACTAGttaagtttcttttctttgctggAATTTCAAGCGAGCAGCATTACTCTGATGGATAGTTACTAAGAATCGGCACTGCTCGGAGAAACTTCCAGAAGGAATTGCCTTCATTTTGCGGCAATTTTGGTAAGTGATTGTTTGCCTTAACGTGTTATGATTGTTGTGATGGTGCTTCCGAGGGAACTCCGAATGTCAGAACTTGCATACCTACAAAATTTCAATGCGGTGTTGCCCGcaacatgaatgtttctacgcTTCTTGAGGATGGTAAGTCCTGTTGTCAAGCAAGCTTTTAGTATATTGATGTACTGGTAATATGCATGGTACCAAAGCGATGGACGCTCCATGTTTGATTATACtgtcaaatgaaagaaaaaatcgaagggaaaaaagaaaagaggcccTCAGGACAGAGGGCAGTGATCCTTCGAGGGCTTTTACTAGTGTAGACTCTCCAACATAGAGTTCAAATTTCTGGAGCATCCAATCCAAGTTGAGGTGATCTTGAATCTCTACCTCATCATGCCCCCAGGAGGGACTGGAGCCATTGGGATTCCTCTGTTCTGCCTTTCCATGTTCATTTGCCATCCTAAACATGATCACGAAAAATGAAGTTTAGGAATGAAATCATCGGTCCGTTTGTTTCTAATAATCTCCATCATCGGAAGAACCCTGTTTAGTTTACGGCATTACTATGATACAATGCTCGTAATTTAGGACTATTTACTGTATGATAATTGATTGTCTCAAATTGTTATGGACATCGGCATTTTCGGGGAAACATCATTTCGTGCAGGTTAATCAAAAGGAGGAGATTTATGCCTACCAATGGACATGTCGAATCCGCGCCTTTCGAGCTCGCGGTACTCCTGGGTTAAAGCACAGGATTCGCAGCAGAAATGGACTAAGCAATCGGCGCAAGGATCCTCTTGCAGCTGGTATTGCTGTCTCATCTTGGTGCGGTAGAAGCAGGAGTAGCAGCAGGCGCACCCGGTCAACAAGGCGATCACTGTGTAAACAGCTCCGTGCACAGGGCATGCTGCAACAAAAACCGATCTGAGTGAGCAAGTCTAGTAATGTCGATCCTTCTTCGATTTGTGCGAATGTGATTGATTCTACTTACAAACCGATCCGTGATCAGCAATCTCCGCGATTCGCCCGAATGTGATGCAGGGGCACCAAAATGACAAGCAACCTGTGAGATTAACAAGATATGAACCTTCATGAGCCATAGATAACACCAATTTATCTCTGGATCCACTTAAATTCAACTAATACCAAAGTTGTATAAGATCATTCGAGTGCTAAATTCTGATAACCCCGCGACAATAGGCAATTGCAATCTCCAGTCTATAAACTGTCCGACTTTTCCTCGTAGATGTCGCCCAGTAGTTGTATACATGGCATAACTGTTCTATCAAGTGTTAATCCATCTCTAAACCAAATGGGTTGCGAGGAAAATTCCGGAGGACTTACAAGTTGGAACGTCGTCGAAGCAACTGAAAAGCCCGGAGGACCAAGGCATGTTGTTAATGGGTCGAGCTTGAAGACCCGCAGGGGGCAGAGGATTGTTCGGGGCCCCGAAATTCGCATAACTTTGGTTCATGGGTTGCACCGGAATGCCATCCAcgggtggcggcggtggcggagcgGAGGCACCGGGCTTCTGTGGGTAGCCATCAGATGCGTTCGAGGAGTACATAGCTTCAATCTGCAACTACAGATACCGGCTCCAACGATCAAAGAAGGATGACACGACACAGCGAAAGATCGAACGAGGAAGTGAATCGGGCAATGGCTAGAGAGGGTTGAAAGATGAGATGTTAGGTGAACTGCACATGATGTATACGTCCTATTTCTATGCATCTAACACTAATATATTTGCGTAAAAGAGGGGTTTCGTCAGTGAATGCTTTCACCAGAAGCGGCCGTGACCAAGGAAGTCGTCGATCCGCGTTCGAATCTGTTTGCTGGTCGCGGCAATGACGAAGCGCCAACTTTGACGGTTGATGGTTAGTTGAAAAGTAAATGCTTTGTTTAAGCTCTAAGCCATCGTCGTGCGATTAAGCTACGTATAGACTTATAGTTTAGTGCGGTGGGAAACGTTGACAATGGTGTAAATTGAGACCAGGTCAGGCAGTTTCGTATGtagtttcatttttctatcgTGATTTTTTGGGACCAAGATTGGGTTCTAGAGTTGGACGCGACTTCGCTCTCGTGATACGACTGTCACACTTTCACATGGATCGCGACCTCGTTTGTTTCTAGAACACCAAACGTAGTTTCGAAAGGGGTTTGTCACCTATAATTAGGTGCAATGTTGTTATCAAGACAGCACAGGGCTCAGCAGCTTTTGTTACGTTCCTTTTGGGATTCCGAGGTGAATGTCGGGAGAACTCCATGGAAGAGATGGGTTAGAGATCTCGGCCCCAGGTGAAGGGATAACTGATTAATTTTTCCGACCGGCCTAGATTGGATTTGTTGGATAGTGTGGACGGCCATTGATTGTATGGGGTTGTCTTTTAGTCTGTGAGAAATGGGTCGGGATTGTTGAGAAGATGCTCGATCTGGTGAGGGCATCGCTGCTCTCGCTAGTGGCCATTGACCCTTGCCCagtctcatttaaaaaaaaaagaaaaatatttaaaaattacaaaattgtccACGTTCATGCTGGTGATATCATGTAGGACGCTCAACGTTCACATTAgcgatttttggcaaaaattagtTATATAGACTTcattggtaaattatcaaaagattcaaaattcaatgggtcaaaactaaaatgtttaagactaaattgacataaatacaataagtttacaattttttttcctattttcatcACATCGGCAAGTGCAAATATTGTCAAGTTGGGCTATCCATCGAGTTCTGACTCGCGACTTACCTTGCTGATAAAATTAATGAGGTATTTGGTGGGATTGGTTTACTTACTTAGGTAAATGTCCATTTCATAGAAGAACATATAggcttatttttattttttcaatgtggATATCCTTTCGTATATTGACTAGATTCTTCGCTCATGTTGGATGAGCTTTTGCGCATTGACTTATTATGAGGCGATTGAGTGAAATTTTATAAAGCCGCTTTATtcacaggaaaaagaaaagaaaagaaaagagaacttGTATAAAGCCTGGTGTTCATGAGGAGAATTGAGATAGCTTATACAGGGTAAATGCCCTCTTGCTTCTGACCCTGGTCACGTCCTGATAtgttctcctcctttctcttcaTTGAGCATCCGATCGAGGAACGTTTAGCCAAATTGTTCGGATTGCAACATCAATCCAACTATGTATCTAGAACATCTATAGCTTGGTGTCGAAAATTCATGTACGTGATTTCACAAAATGCATACCATTTCCTTCTTCGAGAAGGGCAAACAACAAAACTTATGCTGATAGATCGAGCATGTTACCATTTACTTTAAAGGTGAAAGCCGATGGAGTATAATCCATGTAATATCTTTTCGATATGGTAACCGGCTTCTCCCATGTGAAGGGTGATAAGATGATGAAAACAATGTGCACAAATCTGGTATGGATTGCCGAAATCAAGCTTATAATTAATTCATGTCATGCTATATCTATATGATTCAACCTTCTAAAAGTGGGAGTTTGTGTATGGAGTTAAAGAATACATTCCATGCCAACGATGGACATGGTCGACTCAAGGAAAATGGACATTGGATCCAAGctatttttatttcctattcACATGTAAACAAAGGATAATGATACAAATGTCATTAAAATTTGACCCGATGTGCAATTTAACccccatgaacttttaatttgttcaatgtagtccctAACTTTAGGCCAATATCTAATGTTGTTCCCGAACTTTTAGTACATGTTCATTATAGCTCCCGAACTATACacaaatattcaatattgtccttctattaatttaagatcagtgacaacattgaacatatataaaaaatttaggaatcgCATTGCATATTCAGCTAAAATTTAGGGATCATATTGCATAATGGACCAATGTTCAGAAatcatttgtgttatttttcccgtagacaacaacaacaataaaaaaatcaatctaatgaTAACTCAATCAGCTTGGTATCGTCATGGCCGGCATCCTTGACCGGCCACCCAGAACTTAGGTTATCTTAGTCCCCATTTAAATCGTGGCCAAAAGAGAGAGTTCACATTACTATAGAATTTTATCATTTGTATGCATTTTGACCGAATTCATTATCGTTATACCCTGTTTAGCAAAAAGCTCGTATATTAGTAAAAGGCTAGAATTCGACCAAGTCAGCTAGGGATGAGATTGATGCAATGGCGGGGAAGCGAGGCAAGCATCGCATTGCATTATATTGTCTAGTTTTCGGCAATCTTTTTTTCCCACTTGAATTAGCAATAGCTGACGCGTGAATTGGCAATGAGTTTTCGTTATGTATCAGATCTTTATTCATGAAGTTTTTTCGAACTGCTGGTGTTGAATTTGGACCATGCACCGAAGAGAGAAATGTTATGTTTTTATGTTATATGATTGGGATCATATTGCGGGAACTTTTTGACTAGGAGCTGATAGCCCTAGAAAGGGACATCATGTCTGCAGAAGTTGTAGCACTGCATAAGGGTTTAGCAAATGGCTTTGTTTTGACGTTTGAGGATTTTGCTAGCTTTATGTAATACAAAGAGTTCGTTACGTACATAA
This Eucalyptus grandis isolate ANBG69807.140 chromosome 7, ASM1654582v1, whole genome shotgun sequence DNA region includes the following protein-coding sequences:
- the LOC104453670 gene encoding glucan endo-1,3-beta-glucosidase 3, with protein sequence MALLLLFLLLFPVSLASADEGPFIGVNIGTDLSNMPSPTQVVALLKAQNIRHVRLYDTDHAMLLALANSGIRVTVSVPNDQLLGIGQSNATAAYWVARNIVAHVPATNITVIAVGSEVLTTLQNAAPVLVSAMKFIHSALVASNLDSRIKVSTPHSSSIIIDSFPPSQAFFNRTWDPVMVPLLKFLQSTGSYLMLNVYPYYDYMQSNGAIPLDYALFRPLPPNKEAVDSNTLLHYNNVFDAVVDAAYFAMSYLNFTNVPIVVTESGWPSKGDSSEADATLENANTYNSNLIKHVLNNTGTPKHPGVAVSTYIYELYNEDQRPGSVSEKNWGLFDANGVPIYILHLTGAGTVLANDTTNQTFCVGKDGADKKMLQAALDWACGPGKVDCSLLLQGQACYEPDNVVAHATYAFNAYYQKMGKALGTCDFKGVATVTTTNPSHGSCIFPGSGGRNGTSVNGTILAPSSNSTTSGCPPQYFFDVGSITSSLIITILHLALVLL
- the LOC104453671 gene encoding protein PLANT CADMIUM RESISTANCE 2, with the protein product MYSSNASDGYPQKPGASAPPPPPPVDGIPVQPMNQSYANFGAPNNPLPPAGLQARPINNMPWSSGLFSCFDDVPTCCLSFWCPCITFGRIAEIADHGSVSCPVHGAVYTVIALLTGCACCYSCFYRTKMRQQYQLQEDPCADCLVHFCCESCALTQEYRELERRGFDMSIGWQMNMERQNRGIPMAPVPPGGMMR